The stretch of DNA agggggaaggggaggggtACGCACGTTCTCCAGGAAGATCTTGAGAACACCACGGGTCTCCTCGTAGATGAGACCGGAGATACGCTTCACACCTCCACGACGGGCGAGACGGCGGATGGCGGGCTTGGTGATACCTGAGTGAGGTTAGACGAGTGTGAGGATGGGGTGGAGAGGGGATGTACCCTGGATGTTGTCACGAAGAATCTTGCGGTGGCGCTTGGCTCCGCCCTTTCCGAGTCCCTAATATGCCACCAGAAATTAGGAAACTTGTCCAAGTCAAGTATAATTGTAAAAACACACCTTTCCACCTTTTCCGCGTCCAGACATGTTGATTTAAGTGGTTGGTGGTGGGGGAGTTAAAAGTGTGAGtgtggtgtgtgtgtgtgttggGTGGTGGAAGCGAGATAACAAGCCGTGGTTTATTCCAGGCGTCCTTATATAAGAAGAGGATGTGTGGCTGTGCTGCATTTTCCTCGTTTGTTGAATTCACTGGATAGAGGCGCGGTGGGTCACGTGGAGAGCGCGATCGCGTTTGTATATAATCGACCCTCGCTTTGGGTAATGGACCCCCACTTACTTTTTCGTCACCCACCAActcacaccaccaccaccaccacttaacaacaacaacaacaacagcaacaatgGCCCGCACTAAGCAAACTGCCCGCAAATCTACTGGTGGCAAGGCCCCTCGTAAACAACTCGCAGCCAAGTCCTCTGCGCGCAAGACTGCTGTACGTTTTCAtacttgtcttttttttgttcatctTCCTTACATGTGCTTGTAGGCCGCTGCTGGTGGTGTCAAGAAGCCCCATCGCTTCAGGCCCGGAACTGTCGCTCTCCGTGAAATCCGTCGTTACCAAAAGTCCACCGAGCTGCTCATCCGCAAGCTCCCCTTCCAACGACTCGTCCGTGAAATCGCTCAGGATTTCAAGGTACTTGACTCACAATGACTCATCATCTGCCACATTCATTCTGACTTGTTATCTTTTGCGCAGACTGATCTCCGCTTCCAATCCTCCGCCGTCATGGCCCTCCAGGAAGCTGCCGAGGCGTACCTCGTCTCGCTCTTCGAAGACACCAACTTGGCTGCTATCCACGCTAAGCGTGTCACCATCCAACCCAAAGATCTCGCTTTGGCTCGCAGACTGAGGGGAGAGCGATCATAGAGCGTTTCTTGGTTATctgtctttttctctttttattCCGCATTGTTATTGTATTATAGTGtatcttttcatcttttcaaTCGTTATGCCCATGCCGCAATATGATCCAtggttaatttttttccccAACGAATCCAAGGAATGGTGTGAGTGTGAATATATGCGTGCGATAAacaaacgcgtcgcgtcgcgtatTTGTTGATGCCATTCTGAGTCCCTTTCAGGCcggaaagggaaagagggTCGCACGACCTCGTGGCCCACGCGTCGCGAAAACTTGGCACCAACAATCACTTGGCCGTCCATTCTCCTTTCCGAATTCCTCTCTCTTGTGACCCTATCTGCACCATTGTTGGTGGTGTACAATGCATCTTTGGTAAGATGCTCACTACCGTGGCCAGGACGGTCTGGCCATAGTTTTTCTCTTAACAACTTGATTCAGGCGCCACTGTTTGTTGGTCGTCTAGTAATTGATGACACCTCTTGAAGCTTGCAATGACGCCGAAATTGATTCAATTATATTTTATAACCCGACCTCAGCCGACCGACGGTCTACTTGAAACTTGAGTCAGCGTAGCTGAACCTATCTATCTATCAGACAAAGAAAGGGCCTTGCAATACTTGTATACAAATGCGGTTACTATATCTATATCTTTGCCCTCACTCAATTCAATTTCACGCCGTCCAGACTCCCGCCTAACGACTCACTGAAGCCCAGCACGAGGTTGGATGCCCCCTATCCTCCAGGAACCCTGATGACGGCCACGGCCACGAGCCTAGGAATGATAGTATCTCGCCATCTCCAGGTCGACGCGATTTGTCAattcaattttcaattttcaattttttttcattttgcaaaaagaaaaaaacacgcaGTGATTATGACCCACAGCGGTGGGTCAGGTCAGCGTCAGGTCAGGTCACCGGCAGCTACGTACTGTACTCGAGCCTACCTCGGCCATCCAACCTACTTATCCAACCTCTTTGTCAAGATATGTATATCAGCGCGGATCGCGCCCCTCATCAATCACGCTTGAGGCCCACCCGGCGTGGAGtcgcttttgctttttgtcttttctctctc from Psilocybe cubensis strain MGC-MH-2018 chromosome 7, whole genome shotgun sequence encodes:
- a CDS encoding Histone H4, coding for MSGRGKGGKGLGKGGAKRHRKILRDNIQGITKPAIRRLARRGGVKRISGLIYEETRGVLKIFLENVIRDSVTYTEHAKRKTVTALDVVYALKRSGRTLYGFGA
- a CDS encoding histone H3, which gives rise to MARTKQTARKSTGGKAPRKQLAAKSSARKTAAAAGGVKKPHRFRPGTVALREIRRYQKSTELLIRKLPFQRLVREIAQDFKTDLRFQSSAVMALQEAAEAYLVSLFEDTNLAAIHAKRVTIQPKDLALARRLRGERS